Below is a genomic region from Streptomyces sp. RPA4-2.
CGAGGAAGATGCCGAGCGCCGTGTAGAGGACGAACGCCGTGACGGTCAGGAGCAGCGTGTTCGGCAGCGCTTCGGTGATCTTGTCGATGACGGGGGCCCGGAACTGGTAGGAGGTGCCCAGGTCGCCGGTGAGCGCCTTGCCGCAGTAGTCCGTGAACTGCTCCCAGAGCGGCAGGTCGAGCCCGAACTCCGTCCGGTAGTGGGCCAGTTGCTCGGCGGACACCTGCCGACCGCCGGTCATGTACTTGACCGGGTCGCCGGGGATGAGCCGGAAGAGGAAGAAACTGGTGACGAGGACGGCGAGCAGTGAGACGGCCGCGCCGCCCAACTTGCCCGCCACATAGCGCAGATACGCGGTCGTGGTGCGCGCCCGTGGCCCGCGGACCGACGGTCCGGCGTCTGCCGGACCGTCGGTCGCCTCGACCAGCGAGGGTGTTGCCTCAGCGGTCATGAACTACTCATTCGCTCGTACGTCCATGGAGTGCCCCGGGGGGTGTGGGGCGCGCTATTCGCGGTCCTCGGCCGTGGCACGGCGACGCATCGCGAAGAACGCCCCGGCGCCCACGAGGACGACCACGCCCGCGACGATGCCGATGATGACGCCCGTCGAGCCCGAACCGTCGGAGGACGCACCGGAGGAGCCGGCCGGAACCGCCGACCACCAGCTCCAGTAGCCGTCCTGGCCGTAGATGTTCCCGGCCGCCTTCGGCATCGTCTCGATCGACTTGATCTGGTCGGTGCGGTAGGCCTCCACCGCGTTCGGGTACGCCATGACGTTCATGTACCCGGTGTCGTACAGCCGCGACTCCATCTGCTTGACGATCTCCGCCCGCTTGGCGGTGTCGTACTCGGCGAGTTGCCGGCCGTACAGCTCGTCGTACTTCTTGTCGCAGATGAAGTTGTCCGTCGCGCCCGTGTCCTTGGGCGTGGCGGGCAGCGCCGCGCAGGTGTGGATCGACAGCACGAAGTCGGGGTCGGGGTTGACGGACCAGCCGTCGAAGGCCAGGTCGTACTTGCCCGCGAGCCACGGGTCCGTCACGTTGTCCAGGCAGTTGAGGGTGACGCCGATGCCCAGCTTGCCGAACCACTCCTTCAGGTACTGCCCGACCGCCTTGTCGTTCGGGTCGGTGGCGTGGCACAGCAGCCGGTAGTTGATCGGCTTGCCGTTCTTCTCGACGCGCTTGCCGTCGCCGTTCTTCTTGTATCCCGCCTGGTCGAGGAGCTGGGCCGCCTTCGCCGGGTCGTAGCCGAGGTTCTGACCGGCCGTCGGCTTCCAGGAGTACGTGGAGAACCGCGGCGGGATGTATCCCTCGCCCTCGACGGCGTGGCCCTGGAAGACCTTGTCGACGAGGGTGCTCCGGTCGATCGCCATGAACAGCGCCTGGCGCACCTTCTGGTCGAGCAGGGACCCGGCTCCGTCACCGAAGCGGTCCCCGTTCGCGGCCTGGGCGCCGGGATTGGTGGCGAGGGCGTAGAAACGGCGGCCGGGGGCGTCGTTGACCTTGATGTTCGGCTGGCTCTTGAGCGCGGCGGACTGGGCGGGCGTCAGATTCGAGACGAACGACACCTCGCCCTTCTGCAGGGCCGCGACGGCCGCGTCACCGTCCTTGTAGTACTTGAACACCAGCTCGTCGAACTTGGGTGCGCCCCGCCAGAAGGTCTTGTTCGGCTTCAGCCGTACATAGCTGTCGGGCTTGTAGTCCGTCAGGATGAACGGCCCGTTGCCGACGATCGGGAAGCTCTTGTCGTTGTTGAACTTGGAGAAGTCCCCGACCTTCTCCCAGATGTGCCGGGGCACGATCGGGACGTCGAGGGCGGCCATGGTGGCCTGCGGCTTCTTCAGCTCGATGACCAGCTTGGTGGGGCTCGGGGCGGTTACCTTCTTGAAGTTGCCGACGAAGCTGCCGTTCGCGGTGGCCGCGTTCGGGTCCGTCATCATCTTCGTGAAGGTCCACGCCGCGTCCTCGGCGGTGGCCTGCTTGCCGTCCGACCACTTGGAGTTCGAGCGGATCGTGTAGGTCCAGGTGAGCTTGTCGGCGGACGGCGCCCACTTGGTGGCGAGGCCCGGGATCGCGTGGTTGTCCGCCGGGTCGTAGTTGGTCAGGTACTCGTACATGAGCCGGTGGATGCTCGTGCTGACCAGGCGCGACGCCAGGAAGGGGCTGAGCGAGTCGACGCTCTGCGCGACCGCGACGGTGAGGACGTTCTTGCCCTCCGCGGCCCGGGCCTGCTGCGGGGCCGGATCGAGCGGGGTCGCGAAACCGGCGGTGAGAGTGAGCGCGGCGGCGCCCGCGGCGGCGAGGAGCCTGAGACGCGGGCGTCCTCCGGTGAGCTGATCCTGTCTGTTCATGGGTCGGTGACCTCGCGTCATCGCTCGCACGGGGATGGCTGGTTGAACTAATGGATCAGAGGTGAACGGGGGCGCCGGCGGGGTTGATGTGTGTGTCTATCAGCGGCGGTCTCCGCGAGTCAACGGCAGGTGGACCCCATGTGGCCTGCGGAAATAACGAGTTGGTGCGGAATATTCGCTCATTGGTCCAGACCGGTGAAGCCCCCCTGGCCAGGGGGTGACGCTTCCTTTCGCCCCTGGACACGCGAAGGCCCGCACCGTGGACGGACGGTGCGGGCCCTGGCGGGAACCGGCCCCTCGGAAGGGGCCGTTCGGGTGATGGTCCCCGACTACTGCTGAGGGGACGCGGGAGGCGGCGGGGGCGGCGTGTGGCCCTGGTGGGGCGGATAGGCCTGACCGTCCTCGAAGGGACGGCCCGCGTCGGACTGACCCGGCTGCGGCTGCGGCTGCGGGGGCGGGGGCGGCGGGTACGCCTGTCCCGGCTGCGGCGGAGGGAGGGGCGGGCCGGGCTGCTGCGGGTAGGGGCCGCCCTGCTGGTACGGGTGGGGCCCGCCGGGAACCGGCTGTCCGGACGGCGGCGGGCCGGGAACCGGCTGGCCGGGGGCGCCCTGACCACCCGGTACGGGTACGTCCAGCGGGTACGAGTACTGCGCCTGCCGCGGCATCGGCGGGGCGGCCACCGGTGGCGGGTTGCCGTCGTTCGTCCACAGGCCGTGCGACTGCTGGTGACGCACGATGTCCTCGGCGACCATCGCGGAGAGGTTGAAGTACGCCTCCCGCACCTTGGGCCGCATCATGTCGAGGTCGACCTCGGCGCCCGCGGCCAGATGCTCGTCGAACGGCACCACCACGACACCGCGGCAACGCGTCTCGAAGTGGCTGACAATGTCCTCCACCTTGATCATCTTGCCGGTCTCGCGCACCCCGGAGATGACGGTGAGGGAGCGCGAGACCAGATCCGCGTACCCGTGCGCCGACAGCCAGTCCAGCGTCGTGCTCGCGCTGCTCGCACCGTCGACCGACGGCGTGGAGATGATGATGAGCTGGTCGGCGAGGTCGAGCACCCCGCGCATGGCGCTGTAGAGCAGACCCGTGCCGGAGTCGGTCAGGATGATCGGATACTGCTTGCCCAGCACATCTATCGCGCGCCGGTAGTCCTCGTCGTTGAAGGCCGTGGAGACGGCCGGGTCGACGTCGTTGGCGATGATCTCGAGCCCGGACGAGGCCTGGGAGGTGAACCGCCGGATGTCCATGTACGAGTTGAGGTACGGGATCGCCTGCACGAGGTCGCGGATGGTGGCCCCGGTCTCCCGCCGTACCCGCCGCCCGAGCGTTCCCGCGTCCGGGTTGGCGTCGATCGCGAGGATCTTGTCCTGCCGCTCGGTGGCGAGCGTGGAGCCGAGGGCGGTGGTGGTGGTCGTCTTACCGACACCGCCCTTGAGGCTGATGACCGCGATCCGGTAGCACGACAGCACCGGCGTCCGGATCAGCTCCAGCTTCCGCTGCCGCTCGGCCTCCTCCTTCTTGCCGCCCAGCTTGAACCGGGAGGAACTGCCGCCGGGGCGCCCGCTCTTGGCCTTCTGCTTCTTGTTGTTGAGCAGACGGTCGGAGGACAGCTCCACCGCGGCGGTGTACCCGAGAGGCGCGGCGGAGGGGTTGGTGGGCTGCCGCTGGTCGTGCCGGACGGGCTGCGGCCAGGCGGTCCCGCTGCGGGGATCCACGGGGCTCTGCTGGGGAGGCTGCTGCGGGTGCGGCTGCTGAGGCGGCTGCTCGTGCTCGGAGGGGTGCGGGGCCTCGGGCGGCAGGCCCGGGTGCGGCTGGTACTGCGCGGGGATGTGCGGCTGTGGCTGCGCGGGCGGCTGGGCGTGCGGGGGGAAGCCGTAGGCTTACTGCGGGCCCAGGGCCTGCGGCGCGGGGGCATCCGAGTAAGCCGCCCCGGGTACGGGCGGCTGGGGAGCCGGGGCACCCTGCTGCGGGAATCCGTAACCGGTCGGTGGGGCCGGGGGGTTGGGTACGGCGGGAGCCGGAACTCCGGGTTGCGGGAAGCCGTAGCCGTCCTGCGGCGCGGGCGGGACCGGCGGGCCCTGCTGCGGGAAGCCATAACCCGTGGGTGGGGCCGGGGGGTTGGGCGCGGGGGAGCCGGAACGCCGGGCTGAGGGAAGCCGTAGCCGTCCTGTGGGGCGGGCGGCCGGGGACCGGGGCGCCCGGCTGGGGAAGCCGTACGCCGCCTGCGGTGCGGGCGCGGGCGGGACGGGGGTCCCTGCTGCGGGAAGCCGTAGCCGTCCCGCTGCGGGGCCGGGGCGGGCGTCGTCGGTACCGGGCCCGGCGCGGGCGGTGCGGCCTGCGGGTCCCGCGCCGGGGGCGCGGGCTGCGCGGTCGGCGGCTGGAACGGCGGTTGCGGCTGGGCCGGCGGCTGGTGCGGCTGGACCTGGGCGTGCTGGGGCTGGAACTCGGGCTGACGGGGCGGCGCGGGCGGCTGCGCCCCGGTGACGGCGGGGTGGGGCGGTACAGGAGGCTGCGTGGGCCCCTGCGCGGCCGACGGCTGCGGCTGCTGCGGGATCTCGGGCGCGGGTGGTGCCACCGGCCCGGGCGAGGGCCACTGCGCGGCCGGCGCCGGGGCGGCGGGCTGATAGGCGGGCGGCAGCGGCGGCAGCGCGCCCTGCGCCAGCGGCGGGGGAGTCCAGGCGGGCGCCGCTTCGGGCGCGTCCACGGGTACGTCCACTCCGGCGTCCGGTGCCGGGCTCCCGTGCGGGGTGTCCGACGGGTCGGCACCCTCGACCATGCCGTCCCGCGGTCCGGTGTCCTGGTCTCCGGCGTGCTGCGACGGCACTTCCGGGGAGGCGACGGCATCGAGCCGCCCGGCCTCCGCATCGTCGTCGCCACCGTCATCGCCGACGTCGGTGGCGGTGTTCGTGGTGCCGTCCGCGTCCGGGCCGTCCGTGTCGGCGGCTCGGTCCGTCACGTCGGCCTGGGCGTCCGCGGGCTCCTGCCCCTGCGCCCCGACGGGCTCCACGGCATCGGGACCGGCACCGGTGCCGGCGCTCGTGGAGCCGCCGCTCCCGGTGCTGTCCTGCCCGCTCACGTCGGCGTCCGTGCTCTCCGGTCGCGAGGGAGCGTCCTCGCCCACCGCGGACGCGCCGGAAGCCTCGGCCGACTCTGCCTCCGACCCCGGCTCCGCACCCGGCACAGCGCCCTGCGGCGCCGGAGCGCTCAACTCGAAGTCACCGCCGGCCGCGGCACCGCCGTCCGGCCCGGCACCGGCCGGCTCCTCCTCGGGGACGGCCGCGACGTCACCGCTCGCCCCGTCCGCGACCGGACCGCCGGCCTCGGTGACGTGCTCTCCCGCGGAACGCTCCGCGAACTCGCGCTTGAGCGCGGCGGCGGAGATACGCATGGTCGCGCCGCTCTCGATGTCACCGGCCGCGGCACCCCCCTGGCCGGCCGGTACGACCGGCGGCGACCAGGCGGCCTGCGGCATCGGCGCGGGCGGCACCGGGGGAACCTGGGCCACCGGCGGTCCCGGCGGCAGCGGCGGCCCCTGAGGGCCCGGTGGAGCCGGAGCGGCCGGCACCCCGGGAACCGGAGCCTGCGACGCCTGTGCCGAACCGGCCGACGCGTTCTGCGTGTACCAGGCGGGCGGCGCGTAGTCGATGGTGAACTCGCCCGTCGCCTCGACGGCGGACTCCGCGTCGGACTGGTCATCGCCGGGTGTGGCCCAGCCCCCGCGGATCCCGTCCCGATCGCTGTTCACAGTTCCTCCTGGTGTGGTCAAGCACCCTCGATACCGAGCCGGGGCGACCGTTCTCTTCATCTGAATCTCTTGGCCGGACGCCGTCCGACGCCGTCCGACGCGCCCGACCGGCCCCGCGGGACGCGGGCGGTCTGCCGACGGGTCGGTCGACGGCGGGGTGTCGCGTCCGGTCCCAGCCTAATCACCACGGGCGCCACGACGGCAGGCCCGTCCACCCCTCCGCACGGGCCCACTTGGTCACACCCTGCCCAGAAGCGGCTTACGCACGCGTCATAGGACGAAACAAATCGGGCAATCCTGGTGAACAAGTCGGTTGCGAGAGGGGGTAATCGGCCTGAAACGCCCGGCTCCTGACCGGAAGTGCCGCAGAACAGGCCGGGATTGAGCCAGACCGCCGCTGGGGTCGCGCCCGCTCAGTCCATTCTTCGCGGCGTACCGAACAATCCGGTCTCGGCGTCCGTGGGCTGCGTCATCACGTACTGCCGGTCGCGGTCGGCGCACCACAGCGTGACGCCGTCGGTGAGCGTCGGCAGCGAGTCCACGTCGCCCCGGGGAAGCGCCAGCGCCCGCCCGATCTCCGCGGCCTCGTCCGGCGAGACCCGCTGGACGCCGACGAGCCGCGCCTGTCGCAGCAGCCGCGGGGCCACCGGGCTGAGATACGGCAACAGCGTCAGAATCGACTGCCAGGGACCGGCCACCACCCGCCCGCGCGGCGGCCGCATTCCGCAGTCGCGCACCACCAGCACCGGGTTGCCCGCCGAGGCGCCCTGCGGTGGAACCCGCCCCACGTCGTGCACACTCATGCCGTTCTGCCCGCCGCCCATGGCGTGCACCATCTGCATCCAGGCCTGCGCACGCCCCGTCTCGACGGCGACGCGCGCCCCGGTGGCCGCCGCCCGCAGCGCGAGCACCTGCGCGGTCCACAGTCCGCCGATCAGGACGACGTCGTACGGCGTCGGCCGGTTGAGCCCGAGCACGGCGGGCTGCCCCCCGGCGTCCACCCCGATGACGACCCCGTCGTCCCCGATGGGCAACGCAAGCGAGTCCACCTGATCCACGGACAGCACGTGCCGCCCGTGCCGTGGCCCGATGAGACCGAAACCGCTGCGCAGCAGGCCGCGCGGACGCTCCGCGGCCGAGGCCCCCGGCGCGTCGGGAGCACTCGACGGACCGGGCCCGGGAGTCCCCGAAGTCCCGTACGGCCCCGACGCGGTCGTTCCCGATGAGGTCATGGACATCAGCGAACACCCCCGAGCGGCAGCGTGGCGAGCACACCCGGAAGCTGTTCGCGGTCGAGCCGGGTCAGTCCCGTGCCGGCCCGTCGCGCGGCGTCCTCCAGCGAGCGGCGCGCGGCGACCAGTTCGTCGTCGCCGCGCCCGGTCACCCGCAGGTGTCCGCACAGCGACACGTCCTGACGCTCCCCGCGCCGCAGGGTGAGACTGAAGGTGGTCGCCAGCGCGGGCACGGCCGTGAGCAGCGCGACGAGTTGGGGCAGCGACGGACCGCCGGATCCGCCCAACTGGGGCCAGCGCCGCACCCAGTACGTCGTGTGTCTGCGGTTGTCGCAGCGCCAACTGCGGCTGGACTCCTCCGTCCGCCGCGCCGGCAGGTCCATGCGTCCCGCCTCCGCCGTCACCAGGGGGTTCGCGCACGCCGAGGTCGCCACCGCCGCGATCAGCTCCTCCTCGTTCAAAAGCGTCGTACGGAATCCCGCTCCCGTGAGCCGGCTCGCGAGGTGGTCCGCGGCGCGGACGACGCACTTCTGCGCGCCGACGAGTCCGCCTCCGCGCGCGGCCACCGCCTCCGGGCACAGCTCCGGGTCGAGCTTCAGCGCGATCCAGGTGATGCGCACGGCGGGCGCCCCGGTCTGCTCCTGCAACGGCGCGTAGTTGCTGACGGCCACGGACTGCCGGGGCAGGTGCAGGGCGGGCGCCGGCTGCGTGTGCAGCACGATCTGCGCCGACTCCAGGCGGATGCCGTCCACCTCCAGCGCGTCCCGCACCAGTCCCAGGGGCAGCGGCTGGTGGCTCCGCTCGGCGCGCAGCGCGGTCGCGTCGGACTCCACCTGGAGGACGGCCGTCAGGAACGTGCCGTCCCCGATGACACCGACGGGGCGCCGGTCGCGGGCGCTGTACACGGAGGTGCGCAGGCTGGGGTCGCACTCCACGGCCGGGGCGAGGCCTGGCTCCGTACCCGGCCGTATCGGCGTACCGGCGGCGCGACGCCGCCGGACGCCCAACGCCCTTGCCGTGGCGAGCCATTCGGGCAGCGAGCGGCCTCGGCGGCGGACGAGGGCGAGCAGGACCAGCACGACCGCGAGCACGGCCGCCGGGACCAGGGCGAAGGGGGAGACGACCCATCCGACGAGCAGCGCGGCGGCGGCGATCTCCAGCAGGACGACTCGTTGCAACCGGAACGATCCGGACTGTCCGGCGCGCACCTTGAGGTGCAACGCGCCTGTACGCGGGCCGGGTTGCCCTGACCGGTCGGGTGTCCCGGGCGGCTGCGGCCGGGACGCGGACGAGTCCTGCTCCCGCGACCGGTCACGCGACCGGAACCGCGCTCCGGAAGCCATCACGTCATCCCCCCGATTTCCTCACAACTCACTGGAACAAGGCCACCACACAGGGCCCTTGAGGCGCCGATACCCTACCCGCACCACCGGACCGCTCCCTTACCAGGCATAGTAGGGGGCCGGTCCGACAACGGAGGGCGGGGGACGGGACCCCCGAGCGCGGGCAGGGCGAGACACGGGGAGACACAGGCACACATGGCATCTCGGCGGGACCAGCTCAACGCCTACACCTTCGCGAAGCGCCGCATGCTCGCGTCCTTCGTCCAGTCGTCTCCGGACGGCTCGGACGAAGGGGCACCGCGCCCGTTGCGCGCCGTGCTGCCGGGCACCATCGTCGGGGTCGTCATCCTGGCCGCGTTCGGGGCGTGGGGGATGTTCAAACCGACGGCCCCGCAGGGCTGGGACACCGTCGGCGAGAAGGTGATCATCGCCAGCGACTCCACCACCCGCTACGTGGTGCTCAGGACGGACGGCAAGGTGCAGCTGCACCCGGTCCTCAACATGGCGTCCGCGAAGCTCCTCCTCAAGACGGGCAAGGGCGAGGTCGTCACCGTCGACGAGTCGATCCTCGACAAGGGCACCATCCCGCGCGGTGTCACGATCGGCATCCCCTACGCGCCCGACCGCCTGCCCGCGGCCTCGGAGGCGGGCTCCACGAAGCGCTGGGCCGTCTGCGAACGCCCGAGCGCGGGCGGCGGGTCCATCCAGAAGGCCGCCTTCGTCCTCGCCTCCCGCGACAAGGACAGGACCGAGGGCGGCCGGCAGAAGCTGCACGGCGGCGATCTGCTGTACGTCGTCGCACCGGACAAGACCCGCTACGTCGTGGACGCGCACGGTACGTCGTACAAGGTGGACAGCAACGACGAGTTCCTGCTGCGCACCCTCGTCGGCTCCGGCCGGGAACCCCAACGGGTGTCCCAGGAGTGGCTGGAGACCCTGCACCAGGGTGACCCGATCATCTTCCCGAAGGTCGAGGGGCACGTCGGCACCGGCGCCGGCGTCGGGGGCGGTCTGCCCGCCGCCGCGGACAAGGTCGGCATGCTGCTCAAGGCTCCGAACGGCGACCGGGACCAGTACTACGTCGTCGAACCGGGCAAGGTGGTGCCCGTCTCGGACTTCACCGAGAAGCTGCTGCTCAGCAGCCCTGACCTGGGAAGCCTCAACCAGACCGACGCGCTGGACGTCCGGATCTCCGACTTCACCCCGGACTCGGGGGAGTTCGCCGCCGACTAC
It encodes:
- a CDS encoding ABC transporter substrate-binding protein, with amino-acid sequence MNRQDQLTGGRPRLRLLAAAGAAALTLTAGFATPLDPAPQQARAAEGKNVLTVAVAQSVDSLSPFLASRLVSTSIHRLMYEYLTNYDPADNHAIPGLATKWAPSADKLTWTYTIRSNSKWSDGKQATAEDAAWTFTKMMTDPNAATANGSFVGNFKKVTAPSPTKLVIELKKPQATMAALDVPIVPRHIWEKVGDFSKFNNDKSFPIVGNGPFILTDYKPDSYVRLKPNKTFWRGAPKFDELVFKYYKDGDAAVAALQKGEVSFVSNLTPAQSAALKSQPNIKVNDAPGRRFYALATNPGAQAANGDRFGDGAGSLLDQKVRQALFMAIDRSTLVDKVFQGHAVEGEGYIPPRFSTYSWKPTAGQNLGYDPAKAAQLLDQAGYKKNGDGKRVEKNGKPINYRLLCHATDPNDKAVGQYLKEWFGKLGIGVTLNCLDNVTDPWLAGKYDLAFDGWSVNPDPDFVLSIHTCAALPATPKDTGATDNFICDKKYDELYGRQLAEYDTAKRAEIVKQMESRLYDTGYMNVMAYPNAVEAYRTDQIKSIETMPKAAGNIYGQDGYWSWWSAVPAGSSGASSDGSGSTGVIIGIVAGVVVLVGAGAFFAMRRRATAEDRE
- the eccE gene encoding type VII secretion protein EccE → MASGARFRSRDRSREQDSSASRPQPPGTPDRSGQPGPRTGALHLKVRAGQSGSFRLQRVVLLEIAAAALLVGWVVSPFALVPAAVLAVVLVLLALVRRRGRSLPEWLATARALGVRRRRAAGTPIRPGTEPGLAPAVECDPSLRTSVYSARDRRPVGVIGDGTFLTAVLQVESDATALRAERSHQPLPLGLVRDALEVDGIRLESAQIVLHTQPAPALHLPRQSVAVSNYAPLQEQTGAPAVRITWIALKLDPELCPEAVAARGGGLVGAQKCVVRAADHLASRLTGAGFRTTLLNEEELIAAVATSACANPLVTAEAGRMDLPARRTEESSRSWRCDNRRHTTYWVRRWPQLGGSGGPSLPQLVALLTAVPALATTFSLTLRRGERQDVSLCGHLRVTGRGDDELVAARRSLEDAARRAGTGLTRLDREQLPGVLATLPLGGVR
- the eccB gene encoding type VII secretion protein EccB yields the protein MASRRDQLNAYTFAKRRMLASFVQSSPDGSDEGAPRPLRAVLPGTIVGVVILAAFGAWGMFKPTAPQGWDTVGEKVIIASDSTTRYVVLRTDGKVQLHPVLNMASAKLLLKTGKGEVVTVDESILDKGTIPRGVTIGIPYAPDRLPAASEAGSTKRWAVCERPSAGGGSIQKAAFVLASRDKDRTEGGRQKLHGGDLLYVVAPDKTRYVVDAHGTSYKVDSNDEFLLRTLVGSGREPQRVSQEWLETLHQGDPIIFPKVEGHVGTGAGVGGGLPAAADKVGMLLKAPNGDRDQYYVVEPGKVVPVSDFTEKLLLSSPDLGSLNQTDALDVRISDFTPDSGEFAADYDWPAESPSTVNEAGTGQGSRNTVCNVLRGVDKDKGTTTLSTWAGTDFPAPLPTGSTSAYVTPGSGQLYRQFQGEETKAGGVFLVTDTGLRYAMQSNDDSATDDAGIGTTAKDRKQLEQEAELAQISLGYSGVDPAPIPVAWSSFLSTGPRLSTSAARQPQGS